The following are encoded in a window of Bacillota bacterium genomic DNA:
- a CDS encoding isocitrate/isopropylmalate dehydrogenase family protein, with protein MAHTVTFIPGDGVGPEIMAVARRVLEASGAPLAWEEVRAGEAVIAEFGTPLPQGVLDSIRKNRVALKGPLTTPVGRGFRSVNVTLRQELELYANVRPARNLPGVRSRYENVDLIVVRENTEDLYAGIEHWCGRDAAESIKLITRPASERIVRFAFELARRERRRKVTAVHKANIMKFTDGLFLECARKVAQSYPDLTYEEWIVDAMAMKLVQAPENFDVLVMPNLYGDILSDLCAGLVGGLGVAPGANIGEEASVFEPVHGSAPKYAGQNKVNPLAAVLSGVMLLRHLGEAEAAERVMNGVLAVLEQGDTLTYDLGGSAGTAEMGTAIVRAVEKRGGHRKP; from the coding sequence TTGGCACACACCGTAACGTTCATCCCCGGTGACGGGGTCGGCCCCGAGATAATGGCGGTGGCCCGCCGCGTGCTGGAGGCGTCCGGCGCGCCCCTGGCCTGGGAAGAGGTGCGGGCGGGCGAGGCGGTGATCGCCGAATTCGGTACGCCTCTGCCACAGGGTGTCCTGGATTCAATCCGCAAAAACCGGGTGGCGCTGAAAGGGCCGCTGACCACCCCGGTGGGACGCGGTTTCCGCAGTGTAAACGTGACCTTGCGGCAGGAGCTGGAGCTTTACGCCAATGTCCGGCCGGCCCGGAACCTTCCGGGAGTCCGGTCCCGCTATGAGAATGTCGACCTGATCGTAGTCCGGGAAAACACCGAGGATCTCTACGCCGGCATTGAACACTGGTGCGGGCGCGACGCGGCCGAGAGCATCAAGTTGATCACCCGCCCGGCTTCCGAGCGCATCGTCCGTTTCGCCTTCGAACTGGCCAGGCGCGAGCGGCGCCGCAAGGTCACCGCCGTACACAAGGCCAACATCATGAAGTTCACCGACGGTCTCTTCCTGGAGTGCGCCCGCAAAGTCGCACAGAGCTATCCGGACCTAACCTACGAGGAATGGATTGTGGACGCGATGGCCATGAAACTGGTTCAGGCGCCGGAGAACTTTGACGTGCTGGTCATGCCGAACCTGTACGGCGATATCCTTTCCGATCTGTGCGCCGGTTTGGTGGGGGGGCTGGGGGTCGCTCCGGGAGCCAATATCGGCGAAGAGGCCTCCGTTTTTGAGCCTGTTCACGGGAGCGCTCCCAAATACGCCGGCCAAAACAAGGTTAATCCCCTGGCCGCCGTTCTTTCGGGCGTTATGCTGCTCCGGCATTTGGGTGAGGCCGAGGCCGCCGAACGGGTCATGAACGGAGTGCTTGCGGTCCTGGAACAGGGAGACACTCTCACTTACGATCTGGGCGGTTCGGCGGGCACCGCCGAGATGGGTACGGCCATTGTGCGAGCCGTTGAAAAGAGAGGCGGACATCGGAAGCCTTAG
- a CDS encoding mannose-1-phosphate guanyltransferase produces the protein MKAIIMAGGEGSRLRPLTCNRPKPMVPVLNRPVMSYCIELLKRYGITEIGVTLQYLPEVIKEHFGNGSGYGVRLHYFTEDSPLGTAGSVKNAGDFLDRTFLVLSGDALTDLDLSKAIDTHRARGAAATLVLTRVECPLEYGVVITGDEGRIIRFLEKPGWGEVFSDTVNTGIYVLEPEVLDYFDAGRKFDFSKDLFPLLMREKRPLFGVVLSGYWCDIGNLQQYLQAQYDGLAGKVRLSIPGQEIRSGVWVGDQVAVDAGVTLQGPVLIGSHSHIESGVALEPFTVVGDGCLIQSGASLKRSILWERAFLGRNAALRGAVLCSRVQVQAGAGVYEGAVVGDGSLIKEGGSVKPEVKIWPHKLVESGATVSESLIWGTRLSKAVFGAQGISGLVNVEITPEYACRVAAAYGSTLKGGRVAVSCDAFAPGAMLKQAVVAGLQSTGARVSILGRGTLPMHRFGLRALECAGGMHIQLSTRKADAVTLVFTNAKGANISRAQEREIENLLAREDFVRTTPGLICDPEYAPAMPEAYLQSLLREADHEAVRNAGLSLLLAYDAASLNAYVPPLARELGLTVENVEGVGNAARARSWSEYQEVLPLLAAAVVEQKAAGGAVLDANGEHLILIDDRGRVIQDDLLTVLIALYVFKTRGGPVIVPVTAPRVIDALAERYRGRVVRTKTAPQDYVQEVLRRDIVQFFLHFDALSALVRILSLVAERGTSLSQLVDEIPAFHLTKKEIPVSWQSKGRVIRKLIEEEDRGELELLDGVKVFHRDGWALVLPDPEKPVCRVYGEAASMEVAEEITDMYVDKINQILANRE, from the coding sequence GTGAAGGCGATCATCATGGCGGGCGGGGAGGGTTCCCGGTTGCGTCCACTGACCTGCAACCGTCCCAAACCCATGGTTCCGGTTTTGAACCGGCCGGTGATGTCCTACTGCATCGAACTCTTAAAAAGGTACGGGATCACCGAGATCGGGGTCACCCTGCAGTACCTGCCCGAGGTCATCAAAGAGCATTTTGGGAACGGTTCCGGGTACGGGGTCCGGTTGCACTACTTCACCGAGGACTCCCCTCTGGGAACAGCCGGGAGCGTCAAGAACGCCGGAGATTTCCTGGACCGGACCTTCCTGGTTTTAAGCGGCGATGCCTTGACCGACCTGGACCTGTCAAAGGCGATCGACACCCACCGGGCCCGGGGCGCGGCCGCCACGCTGGTGCTTACCCGGGTGGAATGTCCGTTGGAGTACGGGGTTGTAATCACCGGAGACGAGGGGCGGATCATCCGGTTTCTGGAGAAACCGGGCTGGGGCGAGGTGTTCAGCGATACGGTAAACACGGGGATTTACGTTCTGGAACCGGAGGTGCTGGACTACTTCGACGCCGGCCGGAAGTTCGACTTCTCCAAAGACCTTTTCCCGCTTCTAATGCGGGAGAAAAGGCCGCTTTTCGGCGTGGTGCTTTCCGGTTACTGGTGCGACATCGGCAATCTGCAGCAGTATTTGCAGGCGCAGTACGACGGCCTGGCCGGCAAGGTGCGGCTTTCAATCCCGGGTCAAGAAATCAGATCCGGGGTGTGGGTCGGCGATCAGGTTGCGGTTGACGCCGGGGTAACGCTGCAAGGCCCGGTCCTCATTGGGAGCCACAGCCATATCGAAAGCGGGGTGGCGCTGGAACCGTTCACCGTGGTGGGTGATGGCTGTCTCATTCAGTCCGGCGCCTCGCTGAAGCGGAGCATCCTCTGGGAACGGGCCTTTCTGGGGCGGAACGCCGCTCTGCGCGGCGCGGTGCTGTGCAGCCGGGTGCAGGTGCAGGCGGGCGCCGGGGTGTACGAAGGCGCCGTGGTGGGAGACGGCTCACTCATCAAAGAGGGTGGGTCCGTAAAACCGGAGGTGAAAATCTGGCCGCATAAGCTGGTGGAAAGCGGCGCCACGGTGAGCGAAAGCCTCATCTGGGGCACCAGGCTCTCAAAGGCCGTTTTCGGTGCTCAGGGGATCAGCGGGCTGGTCAACGTGGAAATCACACCCGAATACGCCTGCCGGGTGGCCGCCGCGTACGGTTCGACCCTGAAGGGCGGCCGCGTGGCGGTGAGTTGCGACGCCTTTGCGCCCGGGGCGATGCTGAAACAGGCGGTGGTGGCCGGTCTCCAGAGCACCGGGGCCCGGGTGTCCATCCTGGGCCGGGGAACTTTGCCGATGCACCGGTTCGGCTTACGGGCCCTGGAGTGTGCCGGGGGGATGCACATCCAACTCTCCACCCGGAAAGCGGACGCGGTCACGCTGGTGTTTACCAACGCCAAGGGGGCCAACATATCCCGCGCCCAGGAGCGGGAGATTGAAAACCTGCTGGCCCGCGAGGATTTCGTCCGGACCACACCCGGTCTGATTTGTGACCCGGAATACGCGCCGGCGATGCCGGAGGCCTACCTGCAAAGCCTGTTGCGGGAAGCCGATCACGAGGCGGTGCGGAATGCGGGTTTGAGCCTCCTGTTGGCCTATGACGCGGCCAGCCTGAACGCCTACGTGCCCCCGTTGGCCCGTGAACTGGGACTGACGGTGGAAAACGTCGAGGGCGTTGGGAATGCGGCCCGGGCCCGCAGTTGGTCCGAGTACCAAGAAGTGTTGCCCCTTCTGGCCGCAGCCGTGGTTGAGCAGAAGGCCGCCGGCGGGGCTGTGCTGGATGCCAACGGTGAACACTTGATCTTGATTGACGACCGGGGCCGGGTGATTCAGGACGACCTGCTCACCGTCCTGATTGCCCTCTACGTGTTCAAGACCAGGGGCGGACCCGTGATCGTGCCGGTGACCGCCCCCCGGGTGATCGACGCGTTGGCTGAGAGGTACCGGGGGCGGGTGGTGCGGACGAAGACCGCGCCCCAGGACTACGTGCAGGAGGTGCTGCGCCGGGACATCGTCCAGTTCTTTCTCCATTTCGACGCCCTGTCTGCTTTAGTGCGCATCTTGAGCCTGGTGGCCGAGCGGGGGACGTCTCTGTCGCAACTGGTGGACGAAATCCCCGCTTTCCACTTGACCAAGAAAGAGATCCCGGTCTCCTGGCAGTCCAAAGGGCGCGTCATTCGGAAGCTGATCGAAGAGGAGGACAGGGGGGAACTGGAGTTGCTGGACGGGGTAAAGGTATTCCATCGGGACGGTTGGGCCCTGGTGCTCCCCGATCCCGAAAAGCCGGTATGCCGGGTGTACGGTGAAGCCGCCTCCATGGAGGTCGCCGAGGAAATCACAGACATGTACGTGGACAAAATCAATCAGATTCTAGCGAACCGGGAATAA
- a CDS encoding 1,4-alpha-glucan branching protein domain-containing protein produces MAKGYLALVLHAHLPFVRHPEHSYSLEEKWYFEAVTETYIPLIWSLERLLDDGVPFKLTVSLSPTLLSMFKDPFLQHRYLQHLDKMLGLADREVHRTRGTPYHETALMYHGRLHGARDTYARRYGGNLIRAFRNLFDTGLLELITCAATHGYLPFMMVHPEAVRAQIQIGVHTFRRCFDRDPAGLWLPECAYIAGLDEILKDFNLRYFFTDTHGLLFASHRPRFGIFAPIYCPSGVAAFARDVESSKQVWSAKEGYPGDYDYREYYRDIGFDLDFEYVKPYIHPNGLRVHTGFKYYRITGAGDHKEPYVPRWARAKVDQHAGNFMFNREHQVRYLAGVMDRPPLIVAPYDAELFGHWWFEGPDWLEILARKIAYDQNTVELTTPSEYLKRFPCNQVAVPCPSSWGDKGYHEVWLNNTNDWIYRHLHWAAEQMIALARDFPRAGDLERRALNQAARELLLAQASDWAFIMATNTMVEYAVRRTKTHLLNFKGLWHQIREKRIEPPWLDELEQKDNIFPEIDYAVYAGAAK; encoded by the coding sequence GTGGCCAAGGGATACCTGGCGCTGGTGCTGCACGCCCACCTGCCCTTTGTGCGGCACCCCGAGCACTCCTATTCCCTGGAGGAAAAATGGTACTTCGAGGCCGTCACCGAAACGTATATCCCGCTCATCTGGAGCCTGGAACGGCTCCTGGACGACGGGGTGCCGTTCAAGCTGACGGTCTCTCTGTCGCCGACCCTTTTATCCATGTTTAAGGACCCCTTCCTGCAACACCGCTACCTGCAGCATCTGGACAAAATGCTTGGACTCGCGGACCGGGAGGTGCACCGTACCCGTGGAACGCCGTATCACGAAACAGCCCTGATGTATCACGGCCGTCTGCACGGTGCCAGGGATACTTATGCCCGCCGTTACGGCGGCAACCTGATCCGGGCTTTCAGAAACCTCTTTGATACGGGACTGCTGGAGTTGATTACGTGCGCCGCCACCCACGGCTACCTGCCTTTTATGATGGTCCATCCCGAGGCGGTCCGGGCCCAGATTCAAATCGGAGTCCACACTTTCCGCCGGTGCTTCGACCGGGATCCCGCCGGGCTGTGGCTCCCGGAATGCGCCTATATCGCCGGATTGGACGAAATCTTGAAAGATTTCAACCTCCGCTATTTCTTCACCGATACCCACGGCCTGCTTTTCGCTTCGCACCGCCCGCGCTTCGGGATTTTCGCCCCGATCTACTGCCCGTCGGGGGTGGCCGCCTTCGCGCGGGACGTAGAATCGTCAAAACAGGTCTGGAGCGCCAAAGAGGGCTATCCGGGCGATTACGACTACCGTGAGTACTACCGGGACATCGGGTTCGACCTGGATTTCGAGTACGTCAAACCTTACATTCACCCAAACGGCCTGCGCGTGCACACCGGTTTCAAATACTACCGGATTACGGGCGCCGGCGACCATAAGGAGCCTTACGTCCCGCGGTGGGCCCGGGCCAAGGTGGACCAGCACGCGGGCAACTTCATGTTCAACCGCGAACATCAGGTGCGCTACTTGGCCGGGGTCATGGACCGGCCGCCTCTGATCGTGGCCCCCTACGACGCCGAGCTTTTCGGACACTGGTGGTTTGAAGGGCCCGACTGGCTGGAAATACTTGCCCGCAAGATCGCCTACGACCAAAATACCGTGGAGCTGACCACGCCCTCGGAATACCTCAAACGCTTCCCTTGCAACCAGGTTGCTGTTCCCTGCCCATCAAGCTGGGGCGACAAGGGTTACCATGAGGTCTGGCTGAACAATACCAACGACTGGATTTACCGGCATCTTCACTGGGCGGCGGAGCAAATGATTGCGCTCGCCCGCGACTTCCCGCGCGCCGGCGACCTGGAGCGCCGCGCGTTGAACCAGGCGGCACGCGAGTTGTTGCTCGCCCAGGCCAGCGACTGGGCCTTCATTATGGCCACCAATACCATGGTGGAGTACGCCGTGCGGCGGACCAAGACCCACCTGCTGAACTTCAAGGGGTTGTGGCACCAGATTCGGGAAAAGCGGATCGAGCCCCCATGGCTGGATGAACTCGAGCAAAAAGACAACATCTTTCCGGAAATCGACTATGCCGTCTACGCAGGCGCCGCAAAATAG
- a CDS encoding nickel-dependent hydrogenase large subunit, which produces MADARKIVVDPVTRIEGHLKIEVELDGNRVRDAWSTGLLFRGLEIILKGRDPRDAQHITQRICGVUPISHGISSVLCLDDAFGITPPKNGRILRNLIQSANLVQSHILHFFHLAALDYVKGPEVAPFIPRYEGDYRLPPDVTAVVVGHYIQALAMRRKAHEMGAIFGAKMPHTTAFIPGGVTSGVTAEQVEAYREKLQELISFIDNVYIPDVLAVAGAYEDWFAVGVGTKNLLAYGAYPLTDDKDPNGNNLYFARGVYADGAHLPMSVEEVREHATYSWYESKAGGKHPFEGETVPAADKRGAYSWLKAPRYQAHSCEVGPLARQWVGRDPQVTGLGDKAFSVMGRHFARAVETTKVAHAMLGWLDELEPGEPAFRPHDVPEKAKGFGLTEAPRGALGHWIDIENHVIKNYQAVVPTTWNLGPRDDQGVRGPLEEALVGTEVADPDNPIELVRIVRAFDPCIACAVHVMEVRGGSGVSRFVLSGR; this is translated from the coding sequence ATGGCTGACGCACGGAAAATAGTTGTGGATCCGGTAACCCGGATTGAGGGCCACCTGAAAATCGAGGTCGAGTTGGACGGCAACCGGGTGCGCGACGCTTGGTCCACGGGCCTGCTTTTCCGTGGCTTGGAAATCATCTTAAAAGGGCGTGATCCGCGGGACGCCCAGCATATCACCCAGCGCATCTGCGGCGTCTGACCGATCTCGCACGGCATCAGTTCGGTGCTATGCTTGGACGACGCCTTTGGAATCACTCCGCCCAAGAACGGCCGCATCCTGAGAAACCTGATTCAGAGTGCCAACCTGGTCCAGTCGCACATTTTGCATTTCTTCCATCTGGCCGCCCTGGACTACGTCAAGGGTCCGGAAGTCGCGCCGTTCATACCGCGTTACGAAGGCGATTATCGTTTACCGCCCGATGTAACGGCGGTGGTGGTCGGACACTACATCCAGGCGCTGGCGATGCGCCGGAAAGCCCACGAGATGGGCGCGATCTTCGGGGCGAAGATGCCCCACACCACGGCCTTCATCCCCGGCGGCGTGACCAGCGGCGTCACGGCCGAACAGGTGGAAGCATACAGGGAGAAGCTCCAAGAACTGATTTCCTTTATCGACAACGTGTACATCCCCGACGTGCTGGCGGTGGCCGGCGCCTACGAGGACTGGTTCGCGGTGGGTGTGGGCACCAAGAACCTCCTGGCCTACGGCGCATATCCGTTGACGGATGACAAAGATCCCAACGGCAACAACCTCTACTTCGCCCGCGGCGTCTACGCGGACGGCGCGCACCTGCCGATGTCCGTGGAAGAGGTCCGTGAACACGCGACCTACTCGTGGTACGAGTCTAAAGCCGGCGGCAAGCACCCCTTCGAGGGTGAGACCGTGCCGGCGGCGGACAAGCGGGGTGCGTACTCCTGGCTCAAGGCCCCCCGGTACCAAGCTCATTCCTGTGAGGTGGGTCCCCTGGCCCGGCAGTGGGTCGGCCGCGACCCGCAGGTGACCGGTCTTGGAGACAAGGCCTTCTCCGTGATGGGCCGGCACTTCGCCCGGGCGGTCGAGACGACCAAGGTCGCGCACGCCATGCTGGGCTGGCTCGATGAACTTGAGCCCGGGGAACCCGCCTTCCGGCCGCACGACGTGCCGGAGAAAGCCAAGGGCTTCGGCCTGACCGAAGCGCCGCGCGGTGCTCTGGGACATTGGATCGACATCGAAAACCACGTGATCAAGAACTACCAGGCCGTGGTGCCCACTACCTGGAACCTCGGGCCGCGGGACGACCAGGGCGTCCGGGGACCGCTGGAGGAGGCGCTGGTGGGGACCGAGGTGGCCGACCCGGACAACCCGATCGAGCTGGTCCGGATCGTGCGCGCTTTCGACCCCTGTATCGCCTGCGCCGTCCACGTGATGGAGGTGCGTGGGGGTTCCGGCGTTTCCAGGTTTGTGCTCTCCGGCCGTTAA
- a CDS encoding glycosyltransferase family 4 protein: MRVLMLSWEYPPKTVGGLAQHVYDLNAALSREGVEVHLLTCSAPGAPEYEVQGNAHIHRVPAFQISAPDFVTWALQFNIAVLERALGLLERVGGFRVVHAHDWLVAFAARAVKHAKRLPLVATIHATEFGRNHGLHNATQNYISNVEWWLTFEAWKVIVCSRYMENELKYVFQLPADKVRVIPNGVDPENYVRRSERVRRDFYAAPEERMVFYVGRLVREKGVQVLLDAVPRVLERMPNTKFVIGGKGPYLEELRAQADRLGIAPRVYFTGYIDDGARNALYHWADVAVFPSLYEPFGIVALEAMAAKTPVVASGTGGLGEIIEHGLDGLKVPPGDSQALAEQILLVLQNPARARVFQERAFRKVREQYDRRRAARETARLYREVWAERQSAPWPTLEDRPGRILGRVYQLFERYSCSENTERRFR; encoded by the coding sequence ATGCGTGTACTGATGCTTTCATGGGAATACCCGCCAAAGACGGTAGGGGGTCTCGCCCAGCACGTGTACGATCTGAACGCGGCCTTAAGCCGCGAGGGCGTGGAAGTGCACCTGTTGACCTGCTCGGCTCCGGGGGCGCCCGAATACGAGGTGCAAGGGAATGCCCACATTCACCGCGTGCCCGCCTTCCAGATTTCAGCGCCGGACTTCGTGACCTGGGCGTTGCAGTTCAACATCGCCGTCTTGGAACGGGCGCTGGGCCTGCTCGAAAGAGTGGGCGGCTTCCGGGTGGTCCACGCCCACGACTGGCTGGTGGCCTTTGCGGCCAGGGCGGTCAAACACGCCAAGCGGCTTCCGCTGGTGGCCACCATTCACGCCACCGAATTCGGCCGCAACCACGGACTGCACAACGCCACCCAGAACTACATCAGCAACGTGGAGTGGTGGCTGACGTTTGAAGCCTGGAAGGTCATCGTCTGCAGCCGGTACATGGAGAACGAACTGAAATACGTCTTTCAGCTCCCGGCGGACAAGGTCCGGGTAATTCCCAACGGGGTGGACCCGGAGAACTACGTGCGGCGTTCGGAACGGGTCAGGCGCGACTTCTACGCGGCACCGGAGGAGAGAATGGTCTTCTACGTCGGGCGCCTCGTCCGGGAAAAGGGTGTGCAGGTGCTCCTGGACGCCGTGCCCCGGGTTCTGGAGCGGATGCCCAACACCAAATTCGTCATCGGCGGCAAAGGGCCGTACCTGGAAGAACTGCGGGCCCAGGCGGACAGACTGGGCATTGCGCCGCGCGTCTACTTCACCGGCTACATTGACGACGGAGCCAGGAACGCGCTCTACCACTGGGCCGACGTGGCGGTGTTCCCGAGCCTGTATGAACCGTTCGGCATCGTCGCCCTGGAGGCGATGGCGGCCAAGACGCCGGTGGTGGCTTCCGGGACCGGGGGCTTGGGCGAGATCATTGAGCACGGGTTGGACGGATTGAAGGTTCCGCCGGGTGACAGCCAAGCCTTGGCCGAGCAGATTCTCCTGGTGCTGCAAAACCCGGCCCGGGCCAGGGTGTTTCAAGAACGTGCTTTCCGAAAGGTGCGGGAACAGTATGACCGGCGTAGGGCGGCCCGCGAAACCGCCCGGCTGTACCGGGAGGTGTGGGCCGAACGTCAGTCCGCACCGTGGCCGACCCTTGAGGACCGGCCCGGACGGATCCTCGGGCGGGTATACCAGCTTTTTGAGCGTTATTCCTGCTCCGAAAATACAGAGCGGCGGTTTAGGTGA
- the nrfD gene encoding NrfD/PsrC family molybdoenzyme membrane anchor subunit — protein sequence MYDERYTNRFGFRLTPLRWAMLAFLVFFAAVAGYRFAFGLGDTGGILGSVTNLNDEWTWGLWKYLVFPAVAIAGCGYGTVFLAHVLHIKAFRPVVRVAMVVSLLGYTIAMTGLLFDITVYYNFWRPFVYWGYTSILFEVLWCMTLYWTIQIIEFGHIAFERIDAPRLYNLLDKAMPLLICVGIMLPSLHQASLGGLFIATVNLYPTWWSTWVPWFFLISSLYVGPAVVAFSCWALARIYGKDFGDYMPSLSKLTLVGAYLMIFYLVLKVWDLTARGAWEYAFNGTLQANMYLLEMVPFFLVPLAMFLIPSIRNSVGGLITASILSSVGVILNRTNVIFTGMAQNYQMSYTPTWMEWVGLVGLLVGAVLVILFFVENFRVLEGDPEHHHGHEPAKAPASVHA from the coding sequence GTGTACGACGAAAGGTATACGAACCGGTTTGGTTTCCGGCTGACCCCGCTGCGCTGGGCCATGCTGGCCTTTCTCGTCTTCTTCGCGGCGGTCGCCGGCTACCGGTTTGCTTTCGGTCTGGGTGACACGGGCGGCATTCTGGGTTCGGTGACCAACTTGAACGACGAGTGGACCTGGGGCCTGTGGAAGTACCTGGTGTTCCCCGCGGTCGCGATCGCCGGCTGCGGGTACGGCACCGTTTTTCTGGCGCACGTTCTGCACATCAAGGCGTTCCGGCCGGTGGTCCGGGTGGCGATGGTCGTGTCGCTTCTCGGTTACACCATCGCGATGACCGGACTTTTGTTTGACATCACCGTTTACTACAATTTCTGGCGTCCGTTCGTGTACTGGGGCTACACCTCGATCCTGTTCGAAGTGCTCTGGTGTATGACATTGTACTGGACCATCCAAATCATAGAGTTCGGGCACATCGCTTTCGAGCGGATCGACGCGCCCCGGCTCTACAACCTCCTGGACAAGGCGATGCCGCTTTTGATCTGCGTGGGCATCATGCTGCCGTCGCTGCACCAGGCCTCCCTGGGCGGGCTTTTCATCGCCACCGTCAACCTGTATCCCACTTGGTGGTCGACGTGGGTGCCGTGGTTCTTCCTGATTTCATCCCTATACGTCGGTCCGGCGGTGGTGGCCTTCTCCTGCTGGGCGCTGGCCCGGATCTACGGCAAGGACTTTGGCGACTACATGCCGTCCTTGAGCAAACTGACCCTGGTGGGGGCCTACCTGATGATCTTCTACCTGGTTCTCAAGGTTTGGGATCTGACGGCGCGCGGGGCCTGGGAATACGCGTTCAACGGCACGCTGCAGGCGAACATGTACCTTTTGGAGATGGTGCCGTTCTTCCTGGTGCCGCTGGCGATGTTCCTGATCCCGTCCATCCGGAACTCGGTCGGCGGGCTCATCACCGCTTCGATCTTAAGTTCGGTCGGGGTGATCTTAAACCGGACCAACGTGATCTTTACCGGGATGGCGCAGAATTACCAGATGTCCTACACCCCTACGTGGATGGAGTGGGTGGGTTTAGTCGGCCTATTGGTGGGCGCGGTCCTGGTGATCCTCTTCTTCGTGGAGAACTTCCGCGTGCTGGAAGGGGACCCCGAACATCACCACGGACACGAACCCGCGAAGGCGCCGGCGAGCGTGCACGCCTAA
- a CDS encoding hydrogenase small subunit — protein MRKLTRREFVKLCGMSAAGLSLMSLLGPQITHALAKAVEDKVPVIWIQGASCTGCSVSLLNTVDPSIEKVLLEVISLRYHPNVMAASGYLGTAVIQDVADRFAGDFILVVEGGIPVKENGKYCVIGKFGKKEMTVHEAVLTLGAKAKAVVAAGQCASYGGIPAAAPNPTGVLGVDAVLNPMRLRRPLAKNVINISNCPLHPDHFIGTLTYVLTYNEIPELDRYHRPVMFYGQSIHDNCPRRPDFEARRFAAKIGDEGCLGGLGCKGFIAMSDCPKRGWNSGTNWCIAAGAPCYACSEQIFPDGCSPIYGVMPVTGNGR, from the coding sequence TTGCGCAAGCTTACCAGGCGGGAATTCGTGAAACTGTGCGGTATGTCCGCCGCCGGGCTGAGCCTGATGTCGCTTTTGGGCCCCCAGATCACCCACGCGCTGGCCAAGGCGGTCGAGGACAAAGTGCCCGTGATCTGGATCCAGGGTGCGAGCTGCACCGGATGCTCGGTTTCGCTCCTGAATACCGTGGATCCGTCCATTGAGAAGGTGCTGCTCGAGGTCATCAGCCTGCGCTACCACCCGAACGTGATGGCCGCTTCCGGGTACCTGGGCACCGCGGTCATCCAGGATGTGGCCGACCGGTTCGCCGGGGATTTCATCCTGGTCGTCGAAGGCGGCATACCGGTGAAGGAGAACGGCAAGTACTGCGTCATCGGCAAATTCGGCAAGAAAGAAATGACCGTCCACGAGGCCGTGCTGACCCTGGGCGCCAAAGCGAAGGCGGTCGTGGCCGCCGGTCAGTGCGCCTCCTACGGCGGGATCCCGGCGGCGGCTCCGAACCCGACCGGTGTGTTGGGTGTGGACGCAGTGCTTAATCCCATGCGCCTTCGCCGCCCGCTGGCGAAAAACGTGATCAATATTTCCAACTGCCCGCTGCATCCGGACCACTTCATCGGCACCCTCACCTACGTGTTGACCTATAACGAAATCCCCGAACTTGACCGTTACCACCGCCCGGTAATGTTTTACGGGCAGTCCATTCACGACAACTGCCCCCGCCGGCCGGACTTTGAAGCCCGCCGTTTCGCCGCCAAGATCGGGGACGAGGGCTGTTTGGGCGGCCTGGGCTGCAAGGGGTTCATCGCGATGTCGGACTGCCCGAAGCGGGGCTGGAACAGCGGGACAAACTGGTGCATTGCGGCCGGCGCGCCGTGTTATGCCTGTTCGGAGCAGATCTTCCCGGACGGGTGTTCCCCGATTTACGGTGTGATGCCGGTTACCGGGAACGGCAGATAA
- a CDS encoding 4Fe-4S dicluster domain-containing protein, whose product MQLVERVAERDPERMLGILFDVSKCIGCRACQMACKEANDLPYVPLMDAQNPRGATESENWNQPRLAAYNYIVMNTHLAQSKDGTKKWHHVRRACFHCANPLCFEVCFVHAYRKTPEGAVVYTHPEICVGCRYCQLACPFYTLTVEWDDLFSRMSKCHMCHRLVLQGGAPACVTACPTGALAFGKREALLQEAKNRIAAAPGRYVDHVYGEKEVGGTGVLYISDAPFEELGFNTEVMQKAVPTYTWKYMKKAPVLAVSLPVLFAALYMYTKRQADNEDGH is encoded by the coding sequence ATGCAACTGGTCGAGAGGGTGGCCGAGCGCGATCCGGAACGGATGCTGGGAATCCTGTTCGACGTCAGCAAGTGCATCGGCTGCCGGGCCTGCCAGATGGCCTGCAAAGAAGCGAATGACCTGCCGTACGTTCCGCTGATGGACGCCCAAAACCCGCGGGGCGCGACCGAGAGTGAAAACTGGAACCAGCCGCGACTGGCGGCCTACAACTACATTGTGATGAACACCCACCTGGCCCAAAGCAAGGACGGCACCAAGAAGTGGCATCACGTGCGCCGGGCCTGTTTCCACTGCGCAAATCCGCTCTGCTTCGAGGTCTGTTTCGTGCATGCCTACCGGAAGACTCCGGAAGGGGCGGTCGTTTACACTCACCCGGAGATCTGCGTCGGCTGCCGCTACTGCCAACTGGCCTGCCCGTTCTACACCCTGACGGTGGAGTGGGACGATTTGTTTTCCCGGATGAGCAAGTGCCACATGTGTCACCGCTTGGTGCTGCAGGGCGGGGCACCCGCTTGCGTGACGGCCTGCCCGACCGGCGCGCTGGCGTTCGGCAAGCGGGAGGCGCTGCTGCAGGAGGCCAAGAACCGGATTGCGGCCGCCCCGGGCAGATACGTTGATCACGTGTACGGGGAGAAAGAGGTCGGCGGAACCGGAGTGCTTTACATCTCCGACGCCCCGTTCGAGGAACTCGGGTTTAACACGGAAGTGATGCAAAAGGCGGTGCCGACCTACACATGGAAATACATGAAGAAAGCGCCCGTGCTGGCGGTCAGCCTCCCGGTACTCTTCGCGGCGCTGTACATGTATACCAAGCGGCAGGCCGACAACGAAGACGGGCACTAA